A stretch of DNA from Paenibacillus albus:
CCATTGTCCGCCTCGGCTACGATTTCGAAGCCGCACTCCTTCCAGGGAACGGTATAGATTAATCCTTTGCGTACCAAATGCTCATCATCCACGATCAACGTCCTGATCATCCCATACCTCCTTAATGACCGTCGGCAGCCGCAGAATCATAATCGTGCCTACCCCGATCTCGCTCTCCGCTTTCAGTCCGTATTGCTCCCCATAATACATTTTCACAATATTGTTCACAAAATTAAGTCCGATGCCAAGTCCAACCTTGCGCCGCTCCGCATTGTCTGTCACGAGCAGCGTCTGCACAACTTCCTGCGACATGCCTTCGCCGTTATCTTTGACCGTTATGCAGAAGTGTTGATCCCGCTCGAGCGTTACCCGCACTTCGATCTTGCCGTCTTTTTGCTTAAACCCATGGTATAGCGCGTTCTCCACGAGTGGCTGCAGCAGAAACCTTGGCATCTGAATGACGCCTGCTTGCTCATCCAATTCAATATCGACATGGAACTGATGATTATAGCGGATTTGCTGCAGCTCCACATAGTCCTTCACCGTCTGGATTTCATCGCCGACCGTTACAATCTTGCCTTCCTTGCCCATGTTGTAATTGAGTACCCTGGAGAAAATCATCAGCAGCCGTACGATCTCGTCCTGCCCATTAATCTTCGCGAGCCACTGCGCCGTGTTGAGCGTGTTATGGATAAAATGAGGATTCATCTGATACATCAGCTTCTCCACTTCGAGATGCCTTTTGCGAGCTTCCTTCTGCTCAATCTCCTGCATAAGCCCGCGTATGCGCTGACGCATCTCGTAGAATTGCATAAGCAGCTCATCGAATTCTTTAATATGCAATGAAAGCGGAGGCTCATTGAACCGGTTCTCTCCAAGCAGCTTGAATTGCATGCGAATTCGCTGCAAAGGGCGGTAAATCATGCCCCATATAATCCAGCCAATCAAGAGACCGATCAATAAAGATAGGACGCCGACGGCAGCGAACTTCCGCAGCCACGCATTCACTTCCTTGTGATAGGCGTCTCTTTCTATGGCGATGGCAAGCTGAATCCCATAGCTGCTCTTCGTGCCGAAGAAGACGTAGTCGCTGGCGCTCTTCTTCTTCACGTTCTCGAAGTCAGAGCCTGTTATGAACTGGCTCTCACCGTTGCTGTTGTAGATAATGTGATCCTTCGCATCGAGGAGTAAATGAGTAACCGGCATGCCGTATGGCTCATCGTTGAACAAGCTCGTAATCGCCAATAAATTCGTTTCAATATAGACGTAGATGGGACCGTTAACGGGCTTGCCATCCTCGGATTCCGTCTCGCGCATAATCGAGAAAACTGTATTCTTGCTGTTCGTATACAGCGTGCGATGAGGGCCGTGGATCGTGTAGTTGCTCTTTTCCTGATTGATTTTACTAAAAGTATCCACATCGAGCTGCGGATTGATGTACAAATTCTCAAACAAAAACTGCTTCGAGTCCGGCAAATAATACGCGGTCAGACCAAGCAGCGGATTCGTATAGTTGATGAGGGATATGTAATTCTCGATTTCCGTGCCGATCATCTTCTTATCAAGCGGGTCGTTGGTCGCAAGGTAAGACTTCAGGTCTTTGCCGACCTTCCCTTCGAAGGCGAGCTGGCGCGAAGAGTAATCGAGGTTGCTCAGCACGGACTCCATCCCTTTGCGCTCTTGCTCCAGGCTGCTGACGACACCTTTCTCAACCTTGTTCTGCAGCACATTGTAAATCCCGTAATACGAGATGACGCCGATCAGCGACAGAGGGATGAGTACGGACAATACCAGCATGGCGAACAACCGGTGCTTCAGCTGATAAGGCAGGACGTCGATATTGCGTGCTTTGCGATACGTCTTCTTCACTAAGGCCCAACCTTTCCGAGTTAGCGCGTATTAAAAAACTCCTTGTCCGCAAAGCATCAGCTCTGCGAACAAGGAGATTAACGGGCGATATAAGACCGCTTTCATTACAGCTTAGCTTGCTTAAGTGTAAGTGCTCCTGATGTTGTTACTTATTCTACATCTTAGGAGAAGCGAGAACAACCACCGGATTTACCGCAGCGGAAGCCAGCGAAGAACATCCTGGATGGTCTTGTCCCAGTAGGCCCAATCATGGCTGCCCGGTTCTTCATGATACGTGAAATCAAGGTTGGAGCCTTCAAAAGCAGCCTTCAAATCCAAGTTATGCTCGTAGAGAAAATCGTTCGTTCCGCATGTCTGGTAAATCTTCGGATTCTCGCCAGCCGACTCCGAACACTTGCTGATCAGATGATACAGATCGTTACCCGTTCCCTCCTGAGGCTGATCTCCGAAAACGAGGTTCAGGAAGCGCGGACGCTCCAGCATCTCCTTAAACTTCGCAGTCGCGCAGTTTAATGTGGACAGCCCTGCGGCAGCGGCGAACTGCTCTGGTTTGGTGAGTGCCCACTTCAATGCTCCGTAGCCTCCCATGGACAAACCAGCCACGAAGTTATCTTCACGCGCGTCGGACAGCGGGAAGAATGAGCGGGCAATCTTAGGCAGCTCCTCCATTAGGAAAGTGCCGTATAGTCCGCCATAGGCCATATCGGTGTAGAAGCTCAGATGAACTTGTGGCATGACAACGGCGATTCCGAGCTCAGATACATAACGCTCAATGGAAGTCCGGCGAAGCCAAATTGTATCGTCGTCGGAGCCTCCATGGAGCAGCCATAGAGTCGGATGACCATTTCCTCGCGAAGCTACACCGCGCATCCCGACTTGCCCGCTTGTTTGTTGGGGAAGAATGACTGTCATCGAAGTGCTAAGGCCGAGTACCTCAGAGAAAAAGTGACATTGAATAAGAGCCATTGAATATGACCGCCTTTCGATTTAAATGAAGTGCAGCACTCGCCTTGTAGGCGCTTTCATATTCAATTCTACACATGATTATCCTTTCTGGCACGCACTTATGTGGCTTGCCATACAAAAAAGGCAGCTGGTTAGGCTGCCTTCCTCGCATCTACTTCTCAAACTCCGTAATGTAGAATCCCGGAGCAGCCTCCACCTCACGCTGCTCCACGAAGCCTAGCTTCGTATACAGCCGTTTCGCCGGCAAGTTGGCCGCTCCTGTCGCTACAATGAACTTCGCGGCACGATGCTGGAATATATCCAGCACATGGCTCACGAGCCGCTCGCCAATTCCTCTGCGGAAGAAGTCTGGATGTACGACAAGCCGGTGGATGTCGATGCAGCCGTTCTCTTCCTTGAAGGATACCGCTCCTGCGAGTGCTTCCCCCTGCCAGCAGCCGAAGAACTGTTCCCCGCAAGCTTGCAGCGTTTCTACCGTATCATGCAGACCGGGAATACCATAGAACCCAATCAACCTCGCTTCCACGCTATAGGAGAGAAGCTGCATTTTAAGCAGCTCTCTCACTTGCGCTTGGTCGTTCAATTGGATTGCTCTAATCATACTGCCTTTACCGGTCCTACATTGTCATTGTCGTCTTGTTTTTCTTCCGTTGACGTCGTCTTCAGCACCTCTTTCTTCAGTCCCCAAGTGATGAAGAAGGCCAATATAACCAGGATGAACGCAATCCAGTACAGATGATTGAACGCGCCTGCGAAGACATCCTTCACTTGATCAACGAGCGATGGATCTGTCCCTTCCGGAATTGTACCAGTCGCCATGCCAACGATCGCTGCAGCCTGCTCCGGCACTTTCGATGCCAGATCCTTGAGGCCTGCAGTAATATTCGCCGCCAGCACCGATCCGAATACGCTGAAGCCGATTGTCATCCCAATGGATTGGAACAGCGTAATCGATGATTGAGCGATACCGCTATGCTCTTTCTCAACGGACTCCTGCACGATAAGCTGATTGCTGAACATCGTTCCGAAGCCAAGTCCAAGGATAATAAAGTACATTATAAACGTAATGATTGGCGTGTGCGCGTTCGTAGTCGTCAGCAGATAGAACGCGATGATCGGCAGTAGGAACGACACAATGTAGATGTTGCGGTACGGCACCTTCGTCATGAGACGGCCTGCCACGACGCTCGCTCCGATTGCACCGATCATGAGCGGCAGCGATAAGTAGCCAGCTACTGTAGGAGCAAGGCCAAGCACGTTCTGAGCGAAGAATGGGAACGACGCGAATGCGCCCATCAGACCAAGGATGAATACAAACATAAGTGCCGAAAGGACGACGAAATTGCGATTCTTAAATAAGTGCAGCGGCAGAATCGGCTCTTTTGCCCGCGACTCCACGAACGTGAAGATGACGAGCAGCGCAGCACCGAGCGCCATCAGGGCAAGTATAACTGGATCAGTCCATGCGTAGCCCTCTGTTTGATGCAGCACCGGTGTAAGCAGCAAGCTGATAAGCGCGGCAACGAGCAGAATCGCGCCTGCCCAGTCGACGCTGACCTTCCGGTCGGCCTTCGTTTCTTGCAAGCCAATCGACAGAATGATTGCGGCAAGAACACCAACCGGGATATTTACAAGGAAAATCCAGTGCCACGAGATATGCTCAACGAAGATGCCTCCAATGAGCGGGCCGAGCAGCTGTGGAATGAACATGACCGCACCGAATAGCCCCTGAATCTTCGCCCGTTGTTCAACCGGGAACGTATCACCGAAGATAACCATCGCAAGCGGCATTAATCCGCCCGCGCCAATCCCCTGTATGCCCCGTCCGACGAGCAGCATTTCCATCGAGGGTGCGAGTCCGCTAATAATGGAGCCTCCGATGAACAGCCCCATGCTGACAAGATAAATTTTCTTCCTTCCATACAAATCCGCCAGCTTGCCAAGTACCGCCATGAAAGACGTCATCGCAAGCATATAGACGCCGCCTACCCAGCCATATAGGGCAAGGCCGCCTAAGTCGCGAAGAATCGTCGGCATTGCTGTGGACACGACAGTCTCATCCAGCTCTGAGAAAATAACGCCAATCATAAGTCCAATCAAAATTAATGTTTTGTTATTCTGCTTCAAATCATGCAGCCTCCTTTGCTCTAACCATAATATCGGGGAAATATGAACGGAATATTAACCCAGCATTTTATTTTAACCCTTGGTCCGAGCGAACAGCAAATAAGAATACACAATCGGAGTAAGCGAAGCAACCGCAATGCTCCCTACAAAAATAAACACAGCCGCCTGACCTTCCACAAAAGCGCAGATGAGCGCAACCAAGCCGCCAAGCAGCATGAACGGCCCGCCTAAACGGTGAGTTTTGCGCCAGACCTCTTCGCTGGCCAGCGTCCACGGCGTGCGGATGCCAAACGTGTAATTAGGCTTCACTTGGGTCAAATAGTTGCCCATCACCATGAACAGCACGCCAATGATGATCATAATGATGCGCCGGATGTTGATCTCATGGCCGAGATTATAAAGAAGAACCATCCAGCCAGCTACGGCAAGCACGACTGTTACGCCGAGCCTCTTGACCTCAAATGCGGTATTGAAATGCTCGTAATTGTCGCGTTTCGGATCAACCGATCTAAACACGCGCATCAATAACGGTACGAAGCCGAGCAGGAACAGCACCAGTACGAACATGCTCTTGCTCATCGTGCCATTCACTTCATTGTTTACTGAGAAATGGGACGCAACCGTCTGCGGCAGCTGATGATATGCAATTAATGCACCGACTGCCGGAGAGATTCCGACCGCCGCATACACGATATCTTTCCATCCTTTCATCGTTCAATCCCTCTTTTCTTCTTTGTTAATGATTCCAAACATCCAGCCGATCACATCTTCCACGACCGTCGTATGCAGCGAGTAGATGATGGACTGGCCTTGACGCTCGTCAAGGACCAGGCCTGCTTGCTTCAGCAGGCTCAAATGATGGGAGATGCTCGGCTTGCTGATGTTGAAGTGATCGGCAATTTCTCCGGCGGTCATGCTCCGATCACGTAAAATTTGCAAAATATGCCGCCGTGTCGGGTCAGCTAATGCTTTAAAGGCATCATTCAAGGCAAGCGCCACCTTCTTATTTAGATGTTTGGCTAAATATATAATTAAACTGTAGCCCTTTGTGCTCATATCGTCAAGCTTCTAAGCAATAACGAAGAGCCGAAGCCCCCTC
This window harbors:
- a CDS encoding sensor histidine kinase is translated as MKKTYRKARNIDVLPYQLKHRLFAMLVLSVLIPLSLIGVISYYGIYNVLQNKVEKGVVSSLEQERKGMESVLSNLDYSSRQLAFEGKVGKDLKSYLATNDPLDKKMIGTEIENYISLINYTNPLLGLTAYYLPDSKQFLFENLYINPQLDVDTFSKINQEKSNYTIHGPHRTLYTNSKNTVFSIMRETESEDGKPVNGPIYVYIETNLLAITSLFNDEPYGMPVTHLLLDAKDHIIYNSNGESQFITGSDFENVKKKSASDYVFFGTKSSYGIQLAIAIERDAYHKEVNAWLRKFAAVGVLSLLIGLLIGWIIWGMIYRPLQRIRMQFKLLGENRFNEPPLSLHIKEFDELLMQFYEMRQRIRGLMQEIEQKEARKRHLEVEKLMYQMNPHFIHNTLNTAQWLAKINGQDEIVRLLMIFSRVLNYNMGKEGKIVTVGDEIQTVKDYVELQQIRYNHQFHVDIELDEQAGVIQMPRFLLQPLVENALYHGFKQKDGKIEVRVTLERDQHFCITVKDNGEGMSQEVVQTLLVTDNAERRKVGLGIGLNFVNNIVKMYYGEQYGLKAESEIGVGTIMILRLPTVIKEVWDDQDVDRG
- a CDS encoding alpha/beta hydrolase produces the protein MALIQCHFFSEVLGLSTSMTVILPQQTSGQVGMRGVASRGNGHPTLWLLHGGSDDDTIWLRRTSIERYVSELGIAVVMPQVHLSFYTDMAYGGLYGTFLMEELPKIARSFFPLSDAREDNFVAGLSMGGYGALKWALTKPEQFAAAAGLSTLNCATAKFKEMLERPRFLNLVFGDQPQEGTGNDLYHLISKCSESAGENPKIYQTCGTNDFLYEHNLDLKAAFEGSNLDFTYHEEPGSHDWAYWDKTIQDVLRWLPLR
- a CDS encoding GNAT family N-acetyltransferase — its product is MIRAIQLNDQAQVRELLKMQLLSYSVEARLIGFYGIPGLHDTVETLQACGEQFFGCWQGEALAGAVSFKEENGCIDIHRLVVHPDFFRRGIGERLVSHVLDIFQHRAAKFIVATGAANLPAKRLYTKLGFVEQREVEAAPGFYITEFEK
- a CDS encoding MDR family MFS transporter, with protein sequence MKQNNKTLILIGLMIGVIFSELDETVVSTAMPTILRDLGGLALYGWVGGVYMLAMTSFMAVLGKLADLYGRKKIYLVSMGLFIGGSIISGLAPSMEMLLVGRGIQGIGAGGLMPLAMVIFGDTFPVEQRAKIQGLFGAVMFIPQLLGPLIGGIFVEHISWHWIFLVNIPVGVLAAIILSIGLQETKADRKVSVDWAGAILLVAALISLLLTPVLHQTEGYAWTDPVILALMALGAALLVIFTFVESRAKEPILPLHLFKNRNFVVLSALMFVFILGLMGAFASFPFFAQNVLGLAPTVAGYLSLPLMIGAIGASVVAGRLMTKVPYRNIYIVSFLLPIIAFYLLTTTNAHTPIITFIMYFIILGLGFGTMFSNQLIVQESVEKEHSGIAQSSITLFQSIGMTIGFSVFGSVLAANITAGLKDLASKVPEQAAAIVGMATGTIPEGTDPSLVDQVKDVFAGAFNHLYWIAFILVILAFFITWGLKKEVLKTTSTEEKQDDNDNVGPVKAV
- a CDS encoding SdpI family protein; its protein translation is MKGWKDIVYAAVGISPAVGALIAYHQLPQTVASHFSVNNEVNGTMSKSMFVLVLFLLGFVPLLMRVFRSVDPKRDNYEHFNTAFEVKRLGVTVVLAVAGWMVLLYNLGHEINIRRIIMIIIGVLFMVMGNYLTQVKPNYTFGIRTPWTLASEEVWRKTHRLGGPFMLLGGLVALICAFVEGQAAVFIFVGSIAVASLTPIVYSYLLFARTKG
- a CDS encoding autorepressor SdpR family transcription factor, which translates into the protein MNDAFKALADPTRRHILQILRDRSMTAGEIADHFNISKPSISHHLSLLKQAGLVLDERQGQSIIYSLHTTVVEDVIGWMFGIINKEEKRD